One segment of uncultured Methanobrevibacter sp. DNA contains the following:
- a CDS encoding RNA-protein complex protein Nop10, protein MNMKMNKCPECGIYTLKEACPKCGGKLKVIYPPKFSVEDKYGKYRRILKKESMKE, encoded by the coding sequence ATGAATATGAAAATGAATAAATGTCCTGAATGTGGCATTTATACTTTAAAAGAAGCTTGCCCAAAATGCGGCGGCAAACTCAAAGTGATTTATCCTCCCAAATTTTCAGTTGAGGATAAGTATGGTAAATATAGACGTATATTGAAAAAAGAGTCAATGAAGGAGTAA